The following is a genomic window from Thermoplasmata archaeon.
TCGAGGACGGCGACCGCGTTACGATCGTGATCGACTCGAGCGTCCAGCGCGGCTGGCCACACCACCGATTCCACGGCATGACGGGCACCGTCGTCGGGCGGCGCGGCGGCTCGTTCCTCGTCGACGTGCGCTTCGGCGGCAAGATCAAGCAGGCCGTGGTCCGGCCCGAGCACCTGAGGCGGGCGTAGGGGGGAGATCATGGAGGAAATGTTCGTCTCCCTCGCCGAGCTGAAGGTCATCCTCGAGAAAGAGAAAGCCGCCCGCGGCGAGTTGAACCCAGAGCAGCAATACTCCCTCTCGCACGCGTCTCTCTTCGCCCGCGTGCCCGCGGACAAGGTCCCCGGGATCGTGAAGGAGCTCATGGAGGTCCCCATGATGTCGCCCTTCAACGCGGTGAAGATTGCCGACCTGATGCCGACCCACTTGGACGACGTCCGCGCGATCTTCGCCAAGGAACGGTTCGCCCTCTCCAAAGAGGATGCGGAGAAAGTCCTCGAGATCGTGGGGAAGTACCGCTGACGAGGCGAGCCGCATGGAAGATTACGCCCGCATCCTCGACTACTTACCGCAAGGCCATCCGGACCAGTCGAAGTTCCACCGTGAGCCGCTCGCGTACGCGCTCGGTGTGGACGAGTTCAAGCTGTTCGAGCTCGTGCCGAAGGAAGGAGTCGCCTTGTCGATTGGACAACGGGTGTACATCGGCAAGGAAGTCGACCAGCGGACGGAGGTCTTGCACGTGAAGCGCCGCGTCGGATACGAGGAGCTGACGACGGCCGCGCAGAAGGAGATGCCGTTCGTGGTCCAGGAGACGGTCAAAGAGAAAGAGGCGAAGTTCGTGGACTTCTTCAACCGCGCGCAGGCGATCACGACGCGGTTCCACATGCTCGAGCTCCTCCCGGGCCTGGGGAAGAAGACAATGTGGGCGATCCTCGAGGAGCGAAAGAAAGGCCCGTTCCTGTCGTTCCAGGACCTCGAGCAGCGGGTCGCGAGCGTCCATCATCCGGAGAAGCTGGTCGCGAAGCGGATCGAGATGGAGATTTCCGACCCGACTCAGAAGTACCGGCTCTTCGTCGCCCGTTAAGCCGCGGCTTTCGTCAAGTCGGTCTCGATTTCTCGAACATCGTGGGACGACAGCCCGAGCTTCTTCCGCAGCGCTTCGAGGAGTTCGCGTTCTTCGTCGGTGATCGGGCCGCCTTCCAGTGCCTCGGCGGCGACCGCGCGGTAAATCCCTGTCCGGGTCTCGAGCACCTCTTCGATGACCTGGCTCTCGATCCGTTCCTGCTCCTC
Proteins encoded in this region:
- a CDS encoding RNA polymerase Rpb4 family protein, which encodes MEEMFVSLAELKVILEKEKAARGELNPEQQYSLSHASLFARVPADKVPGIVKELMEVPMMSPFNAVKIADLMPTHLDDVRAIFAKERFALSKEDAEKVLEIVGKYR
- a CDS encoding DUF655 domain-containing protein; this translates as MEDYARILDYLPQGHPDQSKFHREPLAYALGVDEFKLFELVPKEGVALSIGQRVYIGKEVDQRTEVLHVKRRVGYEELTTAAQKEMPFVVQETVKEKEAKFVDFFNRAQAITTRFHMLELLPGLGKKTMWAILEERKKGPFLSFQDLEQRVASVHHPEKLVAKRIEMEISDPTQKYRLFVAR
- a CDS encoding 50S ribosomal protein L21e → MVKASKGIMEKTRQKFRRSPRERGLSPITRSFQTFEDGDRVTIVIDSSVQRGWPHHRFHGMTGTVVGRRGGSFLVDVRFGGKIKQAVVRPEHLRRA